From the Microbacterium thalassium genome, one window contains:
- a CDS encoding cupin domain-containing protein produces the protein MSAAPPLFPGGVAVSSLQVYDWDAGDGCAGGSPHLHTASSEGYVATGGSGEVHTVSSAGRAVHRLEPGEVVWFSPGTVHRLVNHGDLELVVVMQNAGLPEAGDAVLTFPTDVLEDPEAYAAAAALPASASDEERADAARARRDLALRGYRQLLDDLEARGSAALADLHRRAAALVQPRVERWRRLWSATVEAETARTREQLARLAAGDPAMLADAAVTSAARTPGPRQYGMCGRLQTWEWPQPRED, from the coding sequence GTGAGCGCCGCTCCCCCGCTGTTTCCGGGCGGCGTCGCCGTCAGCAGCCTTCAGGTCTACGACTGGGACGCGGGCGACGGCTGCGCGGGCGGCTCCCCCCACCTCCACACCGCCTCCAGCGAGGGGTACGTCGCCACGGGCGGCTCGGGTGAGGTGCACACCGTCTCGTCCGCGGGGCGTGCGGTGCATCGCCTCGAACCGGGCGAGGTCGTGTGGTTCTCGCCGGGCACCGTCCACCGGCTCGTCAACCACGGCGATCTCGAGCTGGTGGTCGTCATGCAGAACGCCGGTCTCCCCGAGGCGGGCGACGCCGTCCTGACGTTCCCGACGGACGTGCTCGAGGACCCCGAGGCGTACGCCGCCGCGGCGGCTCTGCCGGCATCCGCCTCCGACGAGGAGCGAGCGGATGCCGCACGCGCGCGCCGCGACCTCGCCCTGCGCGGCTACCGTCAGCTGCTCGACGATCTCGAGGCCCGCGGCTCCGCGGCCCTGGCCGATCTGCACCGGCGCGCGGCCGCACTCGTGCAGCCGAGGGTCGAACGCTGGCGGCGGCTGTGGTCGGCGACCGTCGAGGCCGAGACCGCGCGCACGCGGGAGCAGCTCGCGCGCCTCGCCGCGGGCGACCCGGCCATGCTGGCCGATGCCGCGGTGACCAGCGCCGCGCGGACTCCCGGGCCACGCCAGTACGGCATGTGCGGGCGCCTGCAGACGTGGGAGTGGCCGCAGCCGCGCGAAGACTGA
- the phnE gene encoding phosphonate ABC transporter, permease protein PhnE — translation MTTVIPAPRPGTASRRPVKPRAPWTLWAGLAAAVVLTVWAGLGIEFTLVPLFTDFGRGWVVIEQFLNPNWGFIFQVGNAWFETLAIAVLASLGGCLLGLIAAMLASKVTLSNPVAHQIVKWTLSVVRSIPDIGYAFLFVALVGVGSLAGILALVMFNLGIVAKLTSESIDAVDRGPIEAVDASGANGIDRARWAVYPQVLPNFLSYSLYVFELNIRASIVIGLAGAGGIGNVIIVQLGRFAWENVSALFIATFVVVLLVDIASQVVRRRIT, via the coding sequence ATGACGACCGTCATCCCCGCACCGCGCCCCGGCACGGCATCCCGCCGACCGGTGAAGCCGCGCGCACCGTGGACGCTGTGGGCGGGGCTCGCCGCCGCCGTGGTGCTCACGGTCTGGGCCGGCCTGGGCATCGAGTTCACCCTCGTGCCGCTGTTCACCGACTTCGGCCGCGGCTGGGTCGTGATCGAGCAGTTCCTCAACCCCAACTGGGGCTTCATCTTCCAGGTCGGGAACGCCTGGTTCGAGACGCTCGCGATCGCCGTGCTCGCGAGCCTCGGCGGCTGCCTGCTCGGCCTGATCGCGGCGATGCTCGCCTCGAAGGTGACGCTGAGCAATCCCGTCGCTCACCAGATCGTCAAATGGACGCTGTCGGTCGTGCGCTCCATCCCCGACATCGGCTACGCGTTCCTCTTCGTCGCGCTCGTCGGCGTCGGCTCGCTCGCGGGCATCCTGGCCCTGGTCATGTTCAATCTCGGCATCGTCGCCAAGCTCACGAGCGAGTCGATCGACGCGGTCGATCGCGGACCGATCGAGGCCGTCGACGCGTCTGGCGCGAACGGCATCGATCGCGCGCGGTGGGCGGTGTACCCGCAGGTGCTGCCGAACTTCCTCAGCTACAGCCTCTACGTGTTCGAGCTGAACATCCGCGCCTCGATCGTGATCGGACTCGCCGGCGCCGGCGGCATCGGAAACGTCATCATCGTGCAGCTGGGCCGCTTCGCGTGGGAGAACGTCTCGGCACTGTTCATCGCGACGTTCGTGGTGGTGCTGCTCGTCGACATCGCCTCGCAGGTCGTCAGGCGGAGGATCACGTGA
- a CDS encoding Gfo/Idh/MocA family protein, whose protein sequence is MNAAAPIRTAVVGAGGIARGIHLPALAGNPDTEIVAVADVDAARARAVADEFGVTDAFTDVDAMLAASAPDLVVVATPPGAHREATIAALDAGAWVWCEKPPALSLADYDEMAAHEGADGPYASYVFQHRFGSAGRRLRRHLDEGTLGAPRVAQCHTLWYRDDAYFDVPWRAKWATEGGGPTMGHGIHQMDLALSILGDWSEVTAMMATLARSTETEDVSAAIVRLESGAMCVLTNSLLSPRESSLLRFDFDDATVEVEHLYGYDNSHWRWTPAPHVDASQTDDWLPETDEASSHAAQLRVLVDAFRRGVRPPASGADGRRSLELVAGMYKSAIEGRPVRRAELTAADPFFGAMNGGDPDAAARAFGKEPAHA, encoded by the coding sequence ATGAACGCTGCCGCACCGATCCGCACGGCCGTCGTGGGCGCCGGGGGCATCGCCCGCGGCATCCACCTTCCCGCCCTCGCCGGCAACCCCGACACCGAGATCGTCGCCGTCGCGGACGTGGATGCCGCTCGCGCCCGCGCGGTCGCCGACGAGTTCGGCGTGACGGATGCCTTCACCGACGTCGACGCGATGCTCGCGGCATCCGCCCCCGACCTCGTCGTCGTCGCCACTCCCCCGGGCGCCCACAGAGAGGCCACCATCGCCGCGCTCGACGCGGGCGCGTGGGTGTGGTGCGAGAAGCCGCCCGCGCTGAGCCTCGCCGACTACGACGAGATGGCGGCGCACGAGGGCGCGGACGGTCCGTACGCCTCCTATGTGTTCCAGCACCGCTTCGGATCGGCCGGCCGGCGCCTGCGCCGGCACCTGGACGAGGGGACGCTCGGCGCTCCGCGCGTCGCCCAGTGCCACACCCTCTGGTACCGCGACGACGCCTACTTCGACGTGCCGTGGCGCGCCAAGTGGGCGACCGAGGGCGGCGGTCCGACGATGGGCCACGGCATCCACCAGATGGACCTGGCGCTGTCGATCCTCGGCGACTGGTCCGAGGTGACCGCCATGATGGCCACGCTCGCCCGCTCGACCGAGACCGAGGACGTGTCGGCGGCGATCGTCCGGCTCGAGTCCGGCGCCATGTGCGTCCTGACCAACAGCCTGCTCTCGCCGCGCGAGTCGAGCCTGCTGCGGTTCGACTTCGACGACGCCACCGTCGAGGTCGAGCACCTCTACGGCTACGACAACTCGCACTGGCGGTGGACGCCCGCGCCGCACGTGGACGCCTCGCAGACCGACGACTGGCTCCCCGAGACGGACGAGGCGAGCTCGCACGCCGCCCAGCTGCGCGTGCTCGTCGACGCGTTCCGCCGAGGCGTGCGCCCGCCCGCGAGCGGCGCCGACGGCCGCCGCAGCCTCGAACTCGTCGCCGGCATGTACAAGTCCGCGATCGAGGGGAGGCCCGTCCGGCGCGCGGAGCTCACCGCCGCCGACCCGTTCTTCGGCGCCATGAACGGCGGGGATCCGGATGCCGCCGCCCGCGCCTTCGGCAAGGAGCCCGCCCATGCCTGA
- the phnE gene encoding phosphonate ABC transporter, permease protein PhnE, which yields MSTSMMRPAPPSKLWPTIWLIVSAIVVVAAIWAVDAKWARMLDLPGAFVNYAVLMGEGVVQNPFVDPWSEYWSLATSRMLESVQMAWIGTLIGAVLSLPLGFLAARTIAPAGVVVVVRQFLNAIRALPEIVLAIVLIMPIFGLGPLTGALALGVGSIGTLGKLTAEAIESIDPGPVEAALASGAGASQRIRWAILPQALPEIVAFWLYRFEINIRASAVLGVIGAGGIGSLLSQLFNRREWAQIGVTLVVIIVVTILVDTVSGAVRARIISGGSRRTRRRERREQAEAIV from the coding sequence GTGAGCACGTCGATGATGCGGCCCGCGCCGCCGAGCAAGCTGTGGCCGACGATCTGGCTCATCGTGTCGGCGATCGTCGTCGTCGCGGCGATCTGGGCGGTCGACGCGAAGTGGGCCAGGATGCTGGACCTCCCCGGCGCTTTCGTCAACTACGCGGTGCTGATGGGCGAGGGCGTGGTCCAGAACCCGTTCGTCGACCCGTGGAGCGAGTACTGGAGCCTCGCGACCAGCCGCATGCTCGAGTCGGTGCAGATGGCGTGGATCGGCACGCTCATCGGCGCCGTGCTCTCGCTGCCCCTCGGCTTCCTCGCCGCACGCACGATCGCGCCCGCCGGCGTGGTGGTCGTCGTGAGGCAGTTCCTCAACGCCATCCGCGCGCTTCCCGAGATCGTGCTGGCGATCGTGCTGATCATGCCGATCTTCGGGCTCGGTCCGCTCACGGGCGCGCTCGCGCTCGGCGTCGGCTCGATCGGCACGCTCGGCAAGCTCACCGCCGAGGCGATCGAGTCGATCGATCCGGGCCCGGTCGAGGCGGCGCTCGCGTCGGGTGCAGGCGCGTCCCAGCGCATCCGCTGGGCGATCCTGCCGCAGGCGTTGCCCGAGATCGTCGCGTTCTGGCTGTACCGGTTCGAGATCAACATCCGCGCCAGCGCCGTCCTCGGCGTCATCGGCGCAGGAGGCATCGGGTCGCTGCTGTCGCAGCTGTTCAATCGCCGCGAATGGGCGCAGATCGGCGTCACTCTCGTCGTGATCATCGTCGTGACGATCCTGGTGGACACCGTCTCGGGCGCCGTCCGCGCGCGCATCATCTCCGGCGGCAGCCGCCGGACCCGCCGCCGCGAGCGTCGCGAACAGGCCGAAGCGATCGTCTGA
- a CDS encoding PmoA family protein yields the protein MPDFTLSLTDTDAVVTASGVDIARYVFDPGGAASEGPKPYLHPVRALDGAVLSAFRPWDHRWHKGLQMTWTQVSGQNFWGGPTFQRDVGYTQLDNVGRMRHDRFTAMTDAGSEVAFTEELTWITQAGEEWFTESRTHRFHGLDTDRRLWMLDFATTLRNISGRELELGSPTTEGRPHAGYTGFALRMPRAWTGGRVLSADSDDADALMGAVTPWLAFSGEHDEVDGGATVLVFAGTSTGAPPIRWFVRSEPFPIMSPSASFDRPIVLAPGEEVSLSHRHVFLDSIPAAGELRTLAAQVAP from the coding sequence ATGCCTGACTTCACGCTGTCGCTCACCGACACCGACGCGGTCGTCACCGCGTCCGGCGTCGACATCGCGCGGTACGTCTTCGATCCCGGCGGCGCGGCGTCCGAGGGCCCCAAGCCGTACCTGCATCCCGTGCGCGCGCTCGACGGGGCGGTGCTGTCGGCCTTCCGCCCGTGGGACCACCGCTGGCACAAGGGCCTGCAGATGACGTGGACGCAGGTGTCGGGGCAGAACTTCTGGGGCGGCCCGACGTTCCAGCGCGACGTCGGGTACACGCAGCTCGACAACGTGGGGCGGATGCGGCACGACCGCTTCACCGCGATGACGGATGCCGGCTCCGAGGTCGCGTTCACCGAAGAGCTCACATGGATCACGCAGGCCGGCGAGGAGTGGTTCACGGAGTCCCGCACACACCGCTTCCACGGCCTCGACACCGATCGCCGCCTGTGGATGCTCGACTTCGCCACGACGCTGCGCAACATCTCGGGCCGCGAGCTCGAGCTCGGCAGCCCGACGACCGAGGGGCGTCCGCATGCGGGGTACACCGGCTTCGCGCTCCGGATGCCGCGCGCCTGGACCGGCGGGCGCGTGCTGTCGGCCGACTCCGACGACGCCGATGCGCTGATGGGCGCCGTCACGCCATGGCTGGCGTTCTCGGGCGAGCACGACGAGGTCGACGGCGGGGCGACCGTGCTTGTGTTCGCGGGAACGTCGACGGGAGCGCCGCCCATCAGGTGGTTCGTCCGCAGCGAGCCGTTCCCGATCATGAGCCCCTCGGCGTCGTTCGACCGGCCGATCGTGCTGGCGCCGGGCGAGGAGGTCTCGCTGTCGCACCGGCACGTGTTCCTCGACAGCATCCCCGCGGCCGGGGAGCTGCGGACGCTGGCGGCGCAGGTGGCACCGTGA